A window of Candidatus Palauibacter soopunensis contains these coding sequences:
- a CDS encoding S9 family peptidase, with protein sequence MRVRFSSLLSLVAAVAALSAHGAVTPARLASQDGRALELADYYRLKDAGSPALSPDGSRVAYVVTSVLEDENRRHSEIRLVDADGAGEATRVTSPSFSASSPRWSPDGRYLVFTSNRPDPSGSGAGSTWFLRMDRPAGEAFRLEGLRGSPVFSPDGRWIAFTRPTPPPPPPEPVWESDFERRTVERFDGREYDWMNYRFDRRGYLADPRDPNATPPREVYLLPAEGGEARQLTELGFDASGLAWSPDGRRLAFTADAHQRDEHSYERSDLWVVDLDGDVSRLTDDGYNYSSPAWSADGARLVVRGNEGLDIIIREARDRGAPSDLFVFDTENGTRLRNLTAEWDLIPGGPTVSADGGQVYFSAGIRGNTHLFRVAEGGGPVEQVTAGDRRLGSFSFSQDFSRVAFRATAPTEPGDVWVADVGAAMADEVRLSEVNRDLLAEIALSSPERLSFRSPDGTEVEGWMLPARGYAAGQGGFPMVLQMHGGPHGAYGNTWSFDQQLLAAQGYMVLFTNPRASTGYGEDFRWGTWGGWGFNDYDDVMAGVDHAIERYEIDTARMGATGYSYGGFLTNWVITHTDRFAAAIAGASISNWVSDYGVADIPRTKESEFFGPPWEERGLEHLMRSSPIIYAKGVTTPTLFVHGESDHRVPVEEAEQMYVALRKQQVPAKFVRYPDSYHGGWTPWRMVHRMWVQLEWWEQWLRPSATSDQ encoded by the coding sequence GGCAGTCGCGGCCCTCAGCGCCCACGGTGCCGTCACGCCGGCACGGCTCGCCTCGCAGGACGGACGGGCGCTCGAACTTGCGGACTACTACCGGCTGAAGGACGCGGGGAGCCCGGCTCTCTCGCCCGATGGATCGCGCGTGGCCTACGTCGTGACGTCGGTCCTCGAGGACGAGAACCGCCGCCACAGCGAGATCCGGCTCGTGGACGCGGACGGTGCCGGCGAGGCCACGCGGGTGACGAGCCCGAGCTTCAGCGCGTCCTCGCCCCGATGGAGCCCGGACGGCCGCTACCTCGTCTTCACGTCGAACCGGCCGGACCCCAGTGGGTCGGGCGCGGGGAGCACGTGGTTCCTCCGCATGGACCGGCCGGCCGGCGAGGCGTTCCGGCTCGAGGGGCTGCGAGGCTCTCCCGTCTTCAGTCCGGACGGCCGATGGATCGCGTTCACCCGGCCGACGCCGCCCCCGCCTCCCCCGGAACCCGTCTGGGAGTCCGACTTCGAGCGCCGCACCGTGGAGCGGTTCGACGGGCGCGAGTACGACTGGATGAACTATCGCTTCGACCGGCGGGGCTACCTCGCCGACCCACGCGATCCGAACGCGACACCCCCCCGCGAGGTGTACCTGCTGCCGGCCGAGGGGGGAGAAGCGCGGCAACTCACGGAACTCGGCTTCGACGCCTCCGGGCTCGCCTGGAGTCCCGACGGCCGGCGGCTCGCGTTCACCGCGGACGCGCACCAGCGGGATGAACATTCGTACGAGCGGTCGGATCTGTGGGTCGTCGACCTCGACGGCGACGTGAGCCGGCTCACCGACGACGGATACAACTACTCCTCCCCGGCCTGGTCCGCCGACGGTGCGCGGCTCGTCGTCCGGGGCAACGAAGGCCTGGACATCATCATCCGCGAAGCCCGCGACCGCGGGGCGCCCTCCGACCTCTTCGTGTTCGACACGGAGAACGGGACGAGGCTCCGCAACCTCACCGCAGAGTGGGACCTCATCCCCGGCGGACCCACCGTGAGCGCGGACGGCGGACAGGTCTACTTCTCCGCGGGCATTCGCGGCAACACGCATCTCTTCCGCGTCGCCGAGGGAGGGGGACCGGTCGAGCAGGTGACGGCCGGGGACCGCCGGCTCGGGAGCTTCTCCTTCTCGCAGGACTTCTCGCGCGTCGCGTTCCGGGCCACCGCTCCGACGGAACCGGGCGACGTATGGGTCGCGGACGTGGGTGCCGCGATGGCCGACGAGGTGCGGCTGAGCGAGGTGAATCGCGACCTGCTCGCCGAGATCGCACTGTCCAGCCCGGAGCGTCTCTCGTTCCGGAGTCCCGATGGGACCGAGGTCGAAGGCTGGATGCTTCCCGCGCGCGGCTATGCGGCGGGGCAGGGCGGGTTCCCCATGGTCCTGCAGATGCACGGCGGACCGCACGGAGCCTACGGGAATACCTGGTCGTTCGACCAGCAACTCCTGGCGGCGCAGGGCTACATGGTGCTGTTCACGAACCCGCGGGCCTCGACCGGATACGGCGAGGACTTCCGCTGGGGCACCTGGGGTGGCTGGGGCTTCAACGACTACGACGACGTGATGGCGGGCGTCGACCACGCGATCGAACGCTACGAGATCGACACCGCGCGCATGGGCGCGACCGGCTATTCCTACGGGGGATTTCTCACGAACTGGGTCATCACGCACACGGACCGCTTCGCCGCCGCCATCGCCGGGGCTTCGATCTCGAACTGGGTCAGCGACTACGGCGTGGCGGACATCCCCCGCACCAAGGAGAGCGAGTTCTTCGGGCCGCCGTGGGAGGAGCGCGGGCTCGAGCACCTGATGCGCTCCTCGCCGATCATCTACGCGAAGGGCGTGACGACGCCGACGCTTTTCGTCCACGGGGAGTCGGACCACCGGGTCCCGGTCGAGGAGGCGGAGCAGATGTACGTGGCGCTCCGGAAGCAGCAGGTGCCCGCGAAGTTCGTGCGCTATCCCGACTCCTACCACGGGGGATGGACCCCGTGGCGCATGGTGCACCGCATGTGGGTCCAGCTCGAATGGTGGGAACAGTGGCTCCGTCCCTCCGCGACCTCCGATCAATGA
- a CDS encoding gamma-glutamyltransferase, which yields MSPTERRAVRRSAGRSVRGRPLACLPFLLALAACQAETGLSPERWAADYERFMEAQLVDRTEAGVATGENGAVTVAYNGLAARAGLEALKQGGNAIDAAMTTALMQVALTAGAPISYFGIMSLVYYDAGTDRVYTMNAEWNTVLGEDDPANIPGGIDLSSPDGRYGTEVSGRTALVGGFMKGVGAAHERFGRLPWAEIFKPSIHVAEQGFPISKKVEGYWEGRAADLARLPETKATFLKKDGSPYVEGDVLRQPALAATLRAVAAQGTGYMYGGPWAEKAAAAIQADGGRMTVEDLAAYEVIWDEPLVADLGDGWELYTNPPPNGGGVTMIEAQRLAAASGLLEEGHWTESPEALRTALDVTRASLLDFLPPEMAASLVGGDFTPAARVTPDHADRLWNVIQAGLPFGNWAPRGPGHSDDVVAIDGEGNIAAITHSINAVLWGKTAIVVDGITVGDPASFQQMQIARLEPGSRLPAPTQTGILFQDGTPVLGFASMGSGLHHRTFQGLLNVMRYGMAVDEAIDTPDFFLPNTDPATGQMTFRVPGGKFPAEVLDGTGYAYEEIYPMEARFGGEGLWVAIQRDPETGELRAASHNRNNSAAVAF from the coding sequence ATGAGCCCCACCGAACGCCGTGCCGTGCGCCGTTCCGCCGGCCGATCCGTGCGCGGCCGCCCCCTCGCGTGCCTCCCCTTCCTCCTGGCGCTGGCGGCGTGTCAGGCGGAGACGGGCCTGTCGCCGGAGCGCTGGGCCGCCGACTACGAACGGTTCATGGAGGCGCAGCTCGTGGACCGGACGGAAGCCGGCGTCGCGACGGGGGAGAACGGAGCGGTCACCGTCGCGTACAACGGGCTCGCGGCGCGCGCCGGACTGGAGGCACTGAAGCAGGGCGGGAACGCGATCGACGCGGCGATGACGACCGCGCTCATGCAGGTCGCGCTCACCGCGGGCGCGCCGATCAGCTACTTCGGCATCATGTCGCTCGTCTACTACGACGCGGGCACGGACCGGGTGTACACGATGAACGCCGAGTGGAACACGGTGCTCGGCGAGGACGATCCGGCGAATATCCCCGGCGGGATCGATCTCTCCTCTCCCGACGGGAGGTACGGTACGGAGGTGAGCGGGCGCACGGCGCTCGTCGGCGGGTTCATGAAGGGCGTCGGGGCCGCGCACGAGCGGTTCGGGCGGCTGCCGTGGGCGGAGATCTTCAAGCCCTCGATCCACGTGGCCGAGCAGGGCTTCCCCATCTCGAAGAAGGTGGAGGGCTACTGGGAGGGGCGGGCCGCGGATCTCGCGCGACTTCCGGAGACGAAGGCGACCTTCCTGAAGAAGGACGGCTCTCCGTACGTCGAAGGGGACGTCCTGCGCCAGCCCGCGCTGGCCGCGACGCTGCGCGCGGTGGCGGCGCAGGGGACCGGCTACATGTACGGCGGGCCGTGGGCCGAGAAGGCGGCGGCCGCGATCCAGGCCGACGGGGGTCGGATGACGGTCGAGGACCTCGCGGCCTACGAGGTCATCTGGGACGAGCCGCTCGTGGCGGACCTTGGGGATGGCTGGGAGCTGTATACGAACCCTCCGCCGAACGGCGGCGGCGTGACGATGATCGAGGCGCAGCGGCTCGCGGCGGCTTCCGGGCTGCTGGAGGAGGGCCACTGGACGGAATCGCCCGAGGCCCTGCGGACCGCGCTCGACGTGACCCGCGCCTCGCTGCTCGACTTTCTGCCGCCGGAAATGGCCGCGTCGCTCGTCGGCGGCGATTTTACGCCGGCGGCGCGCGTCACGCCGGACCACGCCGACCGGCTCTGGAACGTCATCCAGGCCGGGCTGCCCTTCGGCAACTGGGCGCCGCGCGGTCCCGGCCACTCCGACGACGTCGTGGCGATCGACGGCGAGGGCAACATCGCCGCGATCACGCACAGCATCAATGCGGTCCTGTGGGGCAAGACGGCGATCGTCGTGGACGGGATCACGGTCGGCGATCCGGCGTCCTTCCAGCAGATGCAGATCGCCCGACTCGAGCCGGGATCGCGGCTGCCGGCGCCCACCCAGACCGGGATCCTGTTCCAGGACGGGACGCCCGTGCTCGGCTTCGCGTCGATGGGATCCGGCCTCCACCACCGGACGTTCCAGGGGTTGCTGAACGTGATGCGCTACGGGATGGCTGTGGATGAGGCGATCGACACGCCCGACTTCTTCCTGCCGAATACCGATCCGGCCACCGGCCAAATGACCTTCCGCGTACCGGGCGGGAAGTTCCCGGCGGAGGTCCTCGACGGAACGGGATACGCGTACGAGGAGATCTACCCCATGGAGGCCCGCTTCGGCGGCGAGGGGCTGTGGGTGGCGATCCAGCGCGATCCGGAGACGGGCGAACTGCGCGCGGCGTCCCACAACCGCAACAACAGCGCCGCAGTGGCCTTTTGA
- a CDS encoding amidohydrolase family protein produces the protein MRFNDSHFHLLNYIQRGPTAREFLDMTAGRVGRVAMFGIPLQQKWDYFLSGDHAPDYYLSTNADLYYYSFVDAVIAREYLSLPEEDRGRVDPMITGFNPADMYASDHIERVLLTFPGVFAGIGEFSIHKEFVSSKVSGHAASLRNPALDRILVKAAEIGLVVIFHNDIDHVRSSDPPHHAQEVLDLFARHAETTIIWAHTGLGRFVVPAEGHVAWLERWLSDPRYDHVALDISWDEVAKYVVGDDASADAWATLIGRHPTRFLFGTDAVAPADWEGYVANYTVYDPLWERLDADVRAQVERLNYERIFDAAIPRVRAWEQRQLAGSDGG, from the coding sequence GTGCGCTTCAACGATTCCCACTTCCATCTCCTGAACTACATCCAGCGCGGCCCGACGGCGCGCGAGTTCCTGGACATGACCGCCGGGCGGGTGGGGCGCGTGGCCATGTTCGGGATCCCGCTGCAGCAGAAGTGGGACTACTTCCTGTCCGGCGACCACGCGCCCGACTACTACCTGAGCACGAACGCCGACCTCTACTACTACTCGTTCGTGGACGCCGTGATCGCGCGGGAGTACCTGTCGCTGCCCGAGGAGGATCGCGGCCGTGTCGACCCCATGATCACGGGCTTCAACCCGGCGGACATGTACGCCTCCGACCACATCGAGCGCGTCCTGCTCACCTTCCCCGGCGTGTTCGCCGGCATCGGCGAATTCAGCATCCACAAGGAGTTCGTGTCGTCCAAGGTCTCCGGGCACGCGGCGAGTCTGCGCAATCCCGCCCTGGACCGGATCCTGGTCAAGGCGGCGGAGATCGGTCTCGTCGTCATCTTCCACAACGACATCGACCACGTCCGCTCGAGCGACCCGCCGCATCACGCACAGGAAGTGCTGGACCTGTTTGCACGCCACGCGGAGACGACGATCATCTGGGCCCACACCGGCCTCGGGCGCTTCGTGGTCCCCGCGGAAGGGCACGTCGCCTGGCTCGAGCGCTGGCTGTCCGACCCGCGCTACGACCACGTGGCGCTCGACATCTCGTGGGACGAAGTGGCGAAGTACGTCGTGGGCGACGACGCGAGCGCCGATGCGTGGGCGACCCTGATCGGCCGGCACCCGACGCGCTTCCTGTTCGGCACCGACGCCGTGGCACCCGCCGACTGGGAGGGCTACGTCGCCAACTACACGGTCTACGACCCGCTGTGGGAACGGCTCGACGCCGACGTACGGGCCCAGGTCGAACGGCTCAACTACGAGCGCATCTTCGACGCGGCCATCCCCCGGGTCCGCGCCTGGGAGCAGCGCCAACTGGCCGGTTCCGATGGCGGCTGA
- a CDS encoding cory-CC-star protein produces the protein MAAERRSRDLAPHGWRRWLREAREIYEGLYIAPYRATIHREYLRQHDAFMLMGFSDLLGVPNPVQFYMLELYPSLIEEFHEWHVRVGMERGPEGGFRCC, from the coding sequence ATGGCGGCTGAGCGCCGGTCGCGGGACCTCGCACCGCACGGCTGGCGGCGCTGGCTTCGAGAGGCGCGCGAGATTTACGAGGGGCTGTACATCGCCCCCTATCGCGCGACGATCCACCGCGAGTACCTGCGGCAGCACGACGCGTTCATGCTGATGGGCTTCTCGGACCTGCTCGGCGTGCCGAACCCGGTGCAGTTCTACATGCTCGAACTGTATCCGTCGCTCATCGAGGAGTTTCACGAGTGGCACGTTCGGGTCGGGATGGAGCGCGGGCCCGAAGGCGGCTTCCGCTGTTGCTGA
- a CDS encoding TRC40/GET3/ArsA family transport-energizing ATPase: MLNDTGSQRAPLPFPDRPVLFFGGKGGVGKTTMAAVAALDMASRGRRTLLVSTDPAHSTGDVLQARLGDRPRQVAEGCWAMEVDPEREADRYIEAVKSRVESAAPPRLLGEVYRQIDIARVSPGAVESALFDRFTRILEDEGEAYDRIVFDTAPTGQTLRLLSLPELMTTWIGGLIKRRRKVGALSQMWKNVAGSEAADLDNDALLGALEERRDRFQEARRILTDPRRTAFVFVVIPERLPIWETEKAVEALSKHDVPVGAIVVNLVLPERDGGAGVDPLFAARRERQAAYLARISQSLGDWPVLRVDLQDADPVGVDALRRVPVFDTAEEVVR; this comes from the coding sequence TTGCTGAACGACACAGGTTCGCAGCGGGCTCCGCTGCCGTTTCCGGATCGGCCGGTCCTCTTCTTCGGCGGCAAGGGCGGGGTCGGGAAGACGACCATGGCCGCCGTCGCCGCGCTCGACATGGCCTCGCGCGGGCGCCGGACCCTTCTCGTGTCCACGGATCCGGCGCACTCCACCGGGGACGTGCTCCAGGCGAGACTGGGGGACCGGCCGCGGCAGGTCGCCGAGGGTTGCTGGGCCATGGAGGTCGATCCGGAGCGGGAAGCGGACCGCTACATCGAGGCCGTCAAGTCGCGCGTGGAGTCGGCCGCGCCCCCGCGGCTCCTGGGCGAGGTCTACCGGCAGATCGACATCGCGCGCGTCTCTCCCGGGGCGGTGGAGTCGGCCCTCTTCGACCGCTTCACGCGGATCCTCGAAGACGAAGGGGAGGCCTACGACCGGATCGTCTTCGACACGGCGCCCACCGGCCAGACCCTGCGGCTGCTCTCCCTGCCGGAGCTGATGACGACGTGGATCGGCGGGCTCATCAAGCGGCGGCGGAAAGTGGGAGCCCTCTCCCAGATGTGGAAGAACGTGGCCGGGTCCGAGGCGGCCGATCTCGACAATGACGCTCTCCTCGGGGCGCTCGAGGAACGCCGGGACCGTTTTCAGGAGGCGCGCCGGATCCTCACCGATCCCCGGCGGACGGCCTTCGTGTTCGTCGTGATCCCCGAACGCCTGCCGATCTGGGAGACGGAGAAGGCCGTTGAAGCCCTGTCGAAACACGACGTTCCGGTCGGGGCCATCGTCGTGAACCTGGTGCTGCCCGAGCGCGACGGCGGGGCGGGAGTCGACCCGTTGTTCGCCGCCAGGCGCGAACGCCAGGCCGCCTATCTTGCGAGGATCTCACAGTCTCTCGGAGATTGGCCTGTCCTCCGCGTCGACCTCCAGGACGCCGATCCCGTGGGGGTGGACGCACTTAGGCGGGTTCCCGTATTCGATACTGCGGAGGAGGTTGTCCGATGA
- a CDS encoding carbon starvation protein A: MSAIVLLVIGLSAFLTGVLIYSRFIAGKVFKLDPDFVTPAHEFKDGVDYVPTNKHVLFGHHFTSVAGAAPIVGPAIAVIWGWLPAFLWVVLGTVFAGAVHDFSALWISSRHKGRSIGTLTESILGQRARVLFLLIIFFLLLMVNAVFAVIIANLFMANPGAVVPVWGSLVVALIVGFLIYRTGTGILVPSLGALATLYVLIWFGQDMPFTLPDFIGFSPTEAQLAAAGGDPAAAGEAAAADGRRVGWIAILFAYTFVASVLPVWLLLQPRDYVNGHQLFVALGLISLAVIVVNPEVVAPVVNRDLPADTPSWLPLLFITIACGAISGFHGLVGSGTSSKQLAKETDARYVGYGGAIGEGTLAVTSIIACTAGFAIYLSRDVGATQGLVLWQEHYGSFEAATAGATTAFVNGVGVLAGGLGIPESVAVIFASVVVISFAATTLDTAIRLQRYIIGELGVEYNVKAIQNRWVATAIAVVSCALLALSADRGAGGMMIWPLFGTTNQLLAGLTLLIVSLFLMRQGRPFWVTMIPMGFLLLMTTWAMVINLDRFFGTNQWMLLVIGAAIFILEIWLLLEGAAAIRRVRAGRAQA, encoded by the coding sequence ATGAGCGCGATCGTCCTGCTGGTGATTGGTCTGTCGGCCTTCCTCACGGGAGTCCTCATCTACTCCCGCTTCATCGCTGGCAAGGTCTTCAAGCTCGACCCCGACTTCGTCACGCCCGCGCACGAGTTCAAGGACGGCGTCGACTACGTGCCGACGAACAAGCACGTGCTGTTCGGGCACCACTTCACCTCCGTGGCGGGAGCCGCGCCGATCGTGGGCCCGGCGATCGCGGTGATCTGGGGCTGGCTGCCCGCGTTCCTGTGGGTTGTACTCGGGACGGTGTTCGCCGGGGCGGTGCACGACTTCAGCGCCCTGTGGATCTCGAGCCGCCACAAGGGGCGCTCCATCGGCACGCTCACGGAGTCGATCCTGGGACAGCGCGCACGCGTCCTCTTCCTGCTCATCATCTTCTTCCTGCTCCTGATGGTGAACGCGGTGTTCGCCGTCATCATCGCGAACCTGTTCATGGCGAACCCCGGCGCCGTCGTCCCGGTGTGGGGATCGCTCGTCGTGGCGCTCATCGTCGGCTTCCTCATCTACCGGACGGGGACGGGAATCCTCGTGCCATCGCTGGGGGCGCTCGCGACGCTGTACGTCCTCATCTGGTTCGGGCAGGACATGCCGTTCACGCTGCCCGACTTCATCGGGTTCAGTCCGACCGAGGCGCAACTCGCCGCGGCGGGAGGCGATCCGGCCGCGGCGGGAGAGGCGGCGGCGGCGGATGGGCGGCGCGTGGGATGGATCGCGATCCTCTTCGCCTACACCTTCGTCGCCTCGGTGCTGCCGGTGTGGCTGCTCCTGCAGCCGCGCGACTACGTGAACGGACATCAGCTCTTCGTGGCGCTCGGGCTCATCAGCCTCGCGGTCATCGTCGTGAACCCGGAAGTCGTGGCGCCTGTCGTCAACCGCGACCTGCCCGCGGACACGCCGAGTTGGCTGCCGCTCCTCTTCATCACCATCGCGTGCGGGGCCATTTCCGGCTTCCACGGCCTGGTCGGATCGGGCACCTCATCCAAGCAGTTGGCGAAGGAGACGGACGCCCGCTACGTGGGTTACGGGGGCGCGATCGGGGAGGGGACGCTCGCCGTCACCTCGATCATCGCGTGCACGGCCGGCTTCGCGATCTACCTGAGCCGGGACGTGGGCGCGACGCAGGGTCTCGTACTCTGGCAGGAGCACTACGGCAGCTTCGAAGCGGCGACGGCCGGGGCCACGACCGCCTTCGTCAACGGCGTAGGCGTGCTCGCGGGCGGCCTGGGGATCCCGGAGAGCGTAGCCGTGATCTTCGCCTCCGTCGTCGTGATCAGTTTCGCGGCCACGACCCTCGACACGGCGATCCGCCTCCAGCGCTACATCATCGGCGAACTGGGAGTCGAGTACAACGTGAAGGCGATCCAGAACCGCTGGGTGGCCACCGCGATCGCCGTCGTGAGTTGCGCGCTGCTCGCGCTCTCCGCCGACCGCGGCGCCGGCGGCATGATGATCTGGCCGCTGTTCGGCACCACGAACCAGCTCCTGGCCGGCCTCACGCTCCTCATCGTGTCGCTCTTCCTCATGCGGCAGGGACGCCCGTTCTGGGTGACGATGATCCCGATGGGGTTCCTGCTCCTGATGACGACGTGGGCCATGGTCATCAACCTCGACCGCTTCTTCGGCACGAACCAGTGGATGCTGCTGGTGATCGGGGCCGCGATCTTCATCCTCGAGATCTGGCTCCTGCTCGAGGGCGCCGCCGCGATCCGCCGAGTCCGTGCGGGAAGGGCGCAGGCGTAG
- a CDS encoding DinB family protein, which yields MVGARDSFAGVRAGIDRCLERAADLDRLGVSAPEVSAWSVQDHLEHLLFSDRSVLDWVLKALAGPNPETREQFPHEFGVALLARGSIPRGRGPAPDFTLPTGLAAADVRTGFEALRALAAGLEPRMAELDACRHTLPHHVLGHFTPAEWLRFLHLHHRHHDSIIRDILAA from the coding sequence GTGGTCGGGGCGCGGGACTCCTTCGCCGGGGTCCGCGCCGGCATCGACCGCTGCCTCGAACGAGCCGCCGACCTTGACCGGCTGGGCGTTTCCGCGCCCGAGGTCTCGGCGTGGAGCGTGCAGGATCACCTCGAGCATCTGCTCTTCTCCGACCGGAGCGTGCTGGACTGGGTCTTGAAGGCGCTGGCCGGACCGAACCCGGAAACGAGGGAACAGTTCCCGCATGAGTTCGGAGTGGCGCTCCTGGCGCGCGGTTCGATCCCGCGCGGCCGCGGACCCGCCCCCGACTTCACGCTACCGACCGGCCTGGCAGCTGCCGATGTCCGGACGGGCTTCGAGGCGTTGCGTGCGCTGGCGGCGGGTCTCGAGCCGCGAATGGCCGAACTGGACGCGTGCCGGCACACGCTCCCCCACCACGTCCTCGGCCATTTCACGCCGGCCGAGTGGCTACGCTTCCTCCACCTCCACCACCGCCATCACGATTCGATCATCCGCGACATCCTGGCCGCCTGA
- a CDS encoding Arm DNA-binding domain-containing protein yields MMKRPRTLSAAFVRTVNRPGVYGDGRGGRGLSLRVHRTLDGRITKTWRQRVRIKGQLTSIGLGPYPEVTLAEARQKALDNSRGVLLGQDPRGRGVPTFAAAARRTIELHRDSWKAGSPLPEQWESTFRLHAAPLLDKSVDRIESADVLRCLTPIWNSKPAAARKARHRINAVFRWCVGRNYRTDNPVDRAVEALPKANGYAT; encoded by the coding sequence ATGATGAAACGGCCCAGAACGCTCTCCGCCGCCTTCGTGCGGACGGTCAACAGACCCGGAGTCTACGGCGACGGGCGCGGCGGTCGCGGGCTGAGCCTTCGCGTCCACCGGACGCTCGATGGCCGGATCACCAAGACATGGCGTCAGCGCGTCCGGATCAAGGGCCAACTGACCTCGATCGGTCTCGGGCCGTATCCCGAAGTGACGCTCGCCGAGGCCCGCCAGAAGGCATTGGACAACAGCCGGGGCGTCCTCTTGGGCCAGGACCCGCGCGGGCGCGGCGTCCCGACGTTCGCCGCGGCCGCTCGGCGAACCATCGAACTGCACCGCGATTCGTGGAAGGCCGGGAGTCCGTTGCCCGAGCAGTGGGAGTCCACCTTCCGTCTCCATGCCGCCCCCCTCCTCGACAAGTCGGTGGACCGGATCGAGAGCGCGGACGTGCTCCGGTGTCTTACACCGATCTGGAACTCGAAGCCCGCAGCCGCGCGGAAAGCCCGGCACCGGATAAATGCGGTCTTCCGGTGGTGCGTTGGCCGGAACTATCGGACGGACAACCCGGTGGACCGGGCGGTCGAGGCGCTGCCAAAGGCGAACGGCTACGCGACATGA
- a CDS encoding tyrosine-type recombinase/integrase translates to MARTKRSRRSYGAGEWGRNRVRIFPDPKTGNFQIEWRENGRRLTRSLGHRDWARAKRQADEFAAGFVGPDLNGKAEAEPEPLTLEMLFDIYGEEVTPTKTRRVQHRDRIATGMFLDLLGRDRRPETLSQRDWDRFIRERRAGRIGPSGKPVSNRTIELDLKFLLAVLNWATKSRDEEGRLLLDSNPLRGLRTPKEKNPARVVLSEEEYRAMLGVSRQVDWRFHVAFVLAHETGHRIGAIRNLRWSDIDFEGREVRWRAEHEKTGYEHVTPMTDEAVAVLEEAREANPGSGEKLILPASKDPSASIGRGRTGVWWRKAERLAGLEPKARRGWHSLRRKFASDLMDLPLKVLCELGGWKEAQTVLRCYQQADSVQLRKALDSRPRVRA, encoded by the coding sequence ATGGCACGCACGAAACGAAGTCGGCGCTCTTACGGCGCTGGCGAATGGGGCCGGAACCGGGTCAGGATCTTCCCGGACCCGAAGACCGGCAACTTCCAGATTGAGTGGCGCGAGAACGGGCGGAGGCTCACCCGGTCGCTTGGACACCGCGATTGGGCGAGGGCGAAACGGCAAGCGGACGAGTTCGCGGCCGGGTTCGTCGGCCCGGACCTGAACGGCAAGGCGGAAGCCGAGCCGGAGCCGCTCACACTGGAGATGCTCTTTGACATCTACGGTGAGGAGGTGACGCCCACCAAGACGAGGCGGGTCCAGCACCGGGACAGGATCGCGACGGGGATGTTCCTCGACCTACTCGGTCGGGACCGGCGACCCGAGACCCTGTCTCAAAGGGACTGGGACCGCTTCATCCGGGAGCGCCGGGCGGGAAGGATCGGACCGAGCGGGAAGCCGGTGTCCAACCGGACCATCGAGTTGGACCTGAAGTTCCTGCTCGCGGTGCTCAACTGGGCGACCAAGTCCAGAGACGAGGAGGGGAGGCTCCTTCTCGACTCGAACCCGCTGAGGGGTCTCAGGACGCCCAAGGAGAAGAACCCCGCCCGGGTCGTTCTCTCCGAGGAGGAGTACCGGGCGATGCTCGGGGTGTCCCGGCAGGTGGACTGGCGGTTCCACGTCGCGTTCGTGCTCGCCCATGAGACCGGGCACCGGATCGGGGCCATCCGCAACCTGAGGTGGTCAGATATCGACTTCGAGGGCCGGGAGGTGCGGTGGCGGGCGGAACACGAGAAGACGGGCTACGAGCACGTCACGCCGATGACGGACGAGGCGGTGGCGGTGTTGGAGGAGGCGCGGGAGGCGAACCCCGGTAGCGGGGAGAAGCTGATCCTGCCCGCCTCGAAGGATCCCTCGGCGAGCATCGGCAGGGGACGGACCGGCGTTTGGTGGCGCAAGGCCGAGCGGCTTGCGGGACTGGAGCCGAAGGCGCGGCGGGGCTGGCACTCGCTGAGGCGCAAGTTTGCCAGCGACCTGATGGACCTGCCGCTCAAGGTGCTGTGCGAGTTGGGCGGCTGGAAGGAGGCCCAGACGGTTTTGCGCTGCTACCAGCAGGCCGACTCGGTACAACTCAGGAAGGCTCTGGACAGCCGCCCGAGGGTCCGCGCCTGA